GATGAAGACTTCCTTCTCCTATGGAGTGAGGGGTTACGGCGCGACCCTCTTCGGGCAGCTCAACTACAGATTCGACCAGGTTCTCGTCACCCACTTCGCGGGGGTCGCCGAGCAGGGGTACTACTCGATCGCGGTGCTGCTTGCCGAGAAGCTCGCACACATCACGAACTCGGTCCAGCTCGTCGTCTTCCCCCGCGTCTCGGCATCGACAACCGAAGATGCCAATCGGATCACGACGACCGCCTGTCGTCACGCTGTCTTCTGGGTCGGCATGGCCGCCCTCGCGATGTACGCCCTCGGGCGCGTCCTCATCCGCCTCCTTTACGGCTCCGCATTCCTCCCCGCCCTGTCGGCCCTCTTCTACCTGATACCCGGGATCTTCCTCCTCTCGTATTGGAAGGTCCTTGCGGTGGATCTCTCGGGGAGGAACCGCCGCTTTCCAACGACCCTCGCGAGCTTCATCGCCCTGGGGGTCAACACGCTCCTCAACTTCCACTGGATCCCGCGCCACGGGATGGTGGGGGCGGCATGGTCCTCCACGATCTCCTATGCCGTGCAGAGCTTCGTGCTGATCCTCTTCTTCCTGCGAATCACGGGGATCCCGGCGCGGAAGCTCTTCATCCCGGAGCGGGGCGATCTCGAGATCTACCGCCGTCTCATCGCCGGGCTCGGCAAGGGGAGAAAGGGGAAGTGACCATGCAGGATCGCGAGTGGGACGATCATCTCTCCTGGCACGCCGAGGCGACCTTCTACCACACGCGGATCTGGTCGCGGATCCTGCAAGCGGCCTTCCCGGCCCTCCGCGACGCAGGCATCTGGCTGTCGGCCCCAGGCGCCCGGGCGACTCTGCCCCTCCACGAGTGGAGGAGGCTCGGCGGAGCCTGGACGACCCTGCAATCGAGCTTCCCCTTCCTCTATGGAGGACCGGTTCCTCGCCGGATCGGCGAAGTCGATCTGATGGCGGAGGCGCTGCGGGCCCTCGCGGATCGAGGCCGGTCGTATGCC
The genomic region above belongs to Candidatus Eisenbacteria bacterium and contains:
- a CDS encoding GNAT family N-acetyltransferase, which produces MVLHDLLCRAELRADPLLPANHGDPGAEALHPGAGRSRDLPPSHRRARQGEKGEVTMQDREWDDHLSWHAEATFYHTRIWSRILQAAFPALRDAGIWLSAPGARATLPLHEWRRLGGAWTTLQSSFPFLYGGPVPRRIGEVDLMAEALRALADRGRSYALVGNPFAPGPAQSPKETSVSEDRTHILTLPATHEEYWDGVLSTAKRNDVRRLTKKGVTVRLDEDGAQAGTIYRFYRLSFARWGGRPGLVYPEGLYRAMLRLGEGHVRLYVAEHEGRVLGGAFIVRWNGHVHYHAGYFDHEARSLRPNVLLQERIIRDA